One Rhodothermaceae bacterium genomic window carries:
- the dnaE gene encoding DNA polymerase III subunit alpha, which produces MSDFCHLHCHTSYSLLDGAARIDSLVGQAKKLGMDALGISDHGNLYGVPEFYSIAKRNGIRPVIGCEFYLCASPMRERADRVRYHQILWAKNETGYRNLIKLSSLSFLDGFYFKPRIDFDLLSEYREGLVASTCCLQGQIPQAILNGDLDEARELLKKFLDLFGTEDYYVEIQNHGIKEQALVNETLLKWAAEFNLNVVATNDVHYVMKEDAFAQDILLCLQTGKDLDDPRRLRFDKKEFYLKSANEMRASLGKKPDTAVWMENSLAIAEKCQFDLPMGNLLMPHFQIPDEFGDSADKYLEHMVFERGRKRYPEFSDSVQARLRNELGIIREMGYAGYFLIVQDFTTAAREMGVSVGPGRGSAAGSAVAYSLGITNVDPLKYDLLFERFLNPERISMPDIDIDFDDHGRAKVIDYVIKKYGKRNVSQIVTFGTMGARTVIRDVARVLRIPLQEADKLAKSIPFGTSLEEALKSVPELKELRKSDRKDLKTLIKASRVLEGCARHTGVHAAGVIIAPGLVSDYIPVSTTKNKDEQVLTTQYSGDWVEDFGLLKMDFLGLSTLTIINDTCKIIQDRTGNAPDMDALPLDDARTFELFQRADTNGIFQFESDGMRKWLEQLKPTSLDDLIAMNALYRPGPMDLIPSYIKRKHGDEPIEYPHEILEPVLKSTYGLPVFQEQVMQMAQVMGGYSLGAADILRRAMGKKKKSVMSAQRSRFVEGAKERGIPEATAEEVFDMMDKFAGYGFNKCVEESTLIMDARTGSQTTVRQLHEEGWEGFQVYALTCNGALVPRDVEAVHYNGFKQVFELVTRNGRRIRTTSTHRFRIQGDWQRLGNLRTGDQIATLEPESSLVSAEYGREGTCVIDTGVKIIWDSIAEIIPAGHAHTYDLTVAEDHNYIANGFVVHNSHSVAYSLVAYQTAYLKAHHTAEFMAAVLSHASGDSKRFISMLDEARRLGLQPQPPSVTHSREDFSVDESGTIHFGLSSVKGVARTAVDHIVASRDKEGPAESLFQFVKRLDPHVLNRKSLESLARVGALDRFGEHRAQIVEALDLATNYAEYAKRDEDLGQGFLFAEEDSITERPEPNLPLCEKWSHAEILAMERELAGFYISGHPLDGWEIEQRSSSDSDLAGIAALASKSEEKPYRSVCGVITLVKPRKTRKGDLMSSAMLEDRTGQAELVCFPSVHAEVKDHLKENVLVMASGEIEESGGSLKILVRRIIPLSAIRGELLDNIVISPDFEKLNDKDLNHFIRICKKNPGEKKLFFKVKEKDQELKLISENTTIEANSDVISTLASTFGAHKVHLEWKEKKHDE; this is translated from the coding sequence ATGTCTGATTTCTGCCATTTGCATTGCCATACCTCCTACTCCCTACTGGATGGAGCTGCACGGATTGACTCTCTTGTAGGACAGGCAAAAAAGCTTGGCATGGATGCTCTGGGCATTTCCGACCACGGCAATCTTTATGGTGTGCCGGAATTTTACTCAATTGCCAAACGCAATGGGATCCGACCTGTAATAGGCTGCGAGTTTTATCTCTGTGCAAGCCCCATGAGGGAACGAGCAGACCGAGTACGATATCATCAGATCCTGTGGGCGAAAAATGAGACCGGGTATCGGAATCTGATCAAGCTGTCCTCCCTGTCTTTTTTGGATGGGTTTTATTTCAAACCCCGCATTGATTTTGACCTTCTTTCAGAATATCGAGAAGGCCTTGTTGCATCGACCTGTTGCCTTCAGGGACAAATCCCCCAGGCGATTCTCAATGGCGACCTGGACGAAGCACGCGAGCTGCTCAAAAAATTCCTGGATCTGTTTGGCACTGAGGATTACTATGTAGAGATTCAAAACCACGGTATTAAAGAGCAGGCCTTAGTCAATGAGACACTCCTGAAATGGGCCGCTGAATTCAATCTGAATGTGGTCGCAACCAACGATGTCCACTATGTCATGAAGGAGGATGCGTTCGCACAGGACATCCTCCTCTGCCTTCAGACAGGAAAGGATCTCGATGATCCGCGGCGCCTTCGTTTTGATAAGAAAGAGTTCTATCTGAAGTCCGCGAACGAAATGCGTGCCAGCCTAGGGAAGAAACCAGACACCGCCGTTTGGATGGAAAATAGCCTGGCGATTGCGGAGAAATGTCAGTTCGATCTGCCGATGGGAAACCTTCTGATGCCACACTTCCAGATCCCCGATGAATTTGGAGACAGTGCAGACAAATACCTGGAGCATATGGTGTTTGAGCGGGGCAGAAAGCGGTACCCGGAGTTCTCAGATTCTGTGCAGGCCCGCCTGCGCAACGAACTGGGCATCATTCGCGAAATGGGATATGCCGGCTACTTTCTGATCGTGCAGGATTTTACTACTGCCGCTCGTGAAATGGGTGTGTCCGTCGGCCCCGGACGAGGCTCGGCAGCTGGCAGTGCGGTGGCCTACTCCCTTGGAATTACGAACGTAGATCCACTCAAGTATGATCTACTCTTCGAGCGCTTCCTGAATCCAGAGCGCATTTCCATGCCGGATATTGATATTGACTTTGATGACCATGGGCGAGCAAAGGTGATTGATTACGTGATCAAAAAATATGGAAAACGTAACGTCAGTCAGATTGTCACCTTCGGCACTATGGGAGCGCGCACAGTCATTCGGGATGTGGCACGGGTCCTTAGGATCCCGCTTCAAGAGGCGGATAAACTTGCCAAATCCATCCCGTTTGGAACCAGTTTGGAGGAGGCATTGAAGTCCGTCCCGGAACTAAAAGAATTGCGAAAATCCGACCGTAAGGACCTCAAGACCCTGATCAAGGCCTCACGGGTATTGGAAGGATGCGCTAGACACACCGGAGTTCATGCTGCTGGCGTCATTATTGCCCCGGGCTTAGTCAGTGATTACATCCCGGTTTCAACTACAAAAAACAAAGATGAACAGGTTCTTACAACCCAGTATTCGGGAGATTGGGTTGAGGATTTCGGCTTGCTCAAGATGGACTTTCTGGGGCTTTCAACCCTGACCATCATCAACGACACCTGTAAAATTATCCAAGATCGTACCGGTAATGCACCCGATATGGATGCACTACCGCTGGACGATGCCCGTACATTTGAACTCTTTCAACGGGCAGACACAAACGGTATTTTTCAGTTTGAATCAGACGGTATGCGCAAGTGGCTCGAGCAGTTGAAGCCTACCTCGCTGGATGATTTAATCGCTATGAACGCACTCTACCGGCCGGGGCCAATGGACTTAATTCCGAGCTATATCAAGCGCAAACATGGTGACGAGCCAATTGAATACCCACACGAAATTCTCGAACCAGTATTGAAGTCTACCTACGGACTCCCCGTTTTTCAGGAACAGGTCATGCAAATGGCTCAGGTCATGGGAGGCTATTCTCTTGGCGCAGCGGATATCTTACGCCGAGCAATGGGGAAGAAGAAAAAATCCGTAATGAGCGCCCAGCGCAGTCGGTTCGTAGAGGGGGCAAAAGAACGCGGGATCCCCGAAGCAACTGCGGAAGAAGTCTTTGACATGATGGATAAATTTGCGGGTTACGGATTCAATAAATGTGTCGAAGAATCCACTCTCATCATGGATGCACGCACAGGCTCACAGACGACTGTTCGTCAACTCCATGAAGAAGGTTGGGAGGGATTTCAGGTCTACGCACTTACTTGTAACGGCGCTCTGGTTCCCCGCGATGTGGAGGCTGTTCACTATAACGGATTCAAGCAGGTTTTTGAATTGGTGACGAGAAATGGACGACGCATTCGTACAACCTCTACGCACCGGTTTCGCATACAAGGAGACTGGCAGCGCCTGGGAAACCTTCGCACTGGGGATCAGATCGCAACGCTCGAACCCGAATCCTCGCTGGTTTCCGCTGAATATGGTAGAGAGGGTACCTGTGTGATTGATACCGGTGTAAAAATTATCTGGGACAGCATCGCAGAAATCATCCCGGCAGGTCACGCACATACGTACGATCTCACCGTGGCAGAAGATCATAACTACATTGCAAATGGCTTTGTGGTACATAACAGCCATAGCGTTGCCTACTCACTTGTCGCATACCAGACTGCATACCTGAAGGCGCACCATACCGCTGAATTTATGGCAGCGGTCCTGTCGCACGCCTCTGGCGATTCCAAAAGATTCATCTCAATGCTGGATGAGGCACGGCGACTGGGGCTGCAACCTCAGCCCCCGTCCGTCACACACAGCAGGGAGGACTTTTCCGTGGATGAAAGTGGAACGATTCACTTTGGGTTGTCCTCTGTCAAAGGCGTTGCCCGGACCGCGGTTGACCATATCGTGGCCAGCCGGGACAAAGAGGGACCAGCAGAAAGCCTCTTCCAGTTTGTGAAGCGCCTGGACCCACATGTCCTCAATAGGAAATCACTGGAGTCTCTGGCCCGTGTGGGTGCCCTAGACCGATTTGGAGAACATCGGGCACAAATCGTTGAAGCCCTGGACCTCGCTACTAATTATGCGGAATATGCAAAGCGTGATGAAGATCTGGGACAAGGCTTCCTGTTTGCAGAAGAAGATTCGATTACCGAGAGACCAGAACCAAATCTACCCTTATGTGAAAAGTGGTCCCACGCCGAAATACTTGCGATGGAGCGGGAGTTGGCCGGCTTTTATATATCCGGGCATCCGCTGGATGGCTGGGAAATTGAACAGCGCTCCTCTTCTGACTCTGACCTAGCAGGCATTGCCGCACTCGCTTCCAAGAGCGAGGAAAAGCCATACCGCTCCGTCTGTGGCGTTATTACCCTGGTCAAGCCTAGAAAAACTCGCAAAGGGGATTTGATGTCATCGGCGATGCTTGAAGATCGTACCGGACAGGCGGAGCTCGTCTGTTTTCCCTCCGTACATGCTGAGGTTAAGGACCATCTCAAGGAGAACGTCCTTGTGATGGCTTCCGGTGAGATTGAAGAGAGTGGAGGATCTCTCAAAATCCTTGTTCGCCGTATTATTCCATTGAGTGCAATCCGCGGTGAACTTCTTGATAATATTGTTATCTCTCCTGACTTTGAGAAGCTGAATGACAAGGATCTGAATCATTTCATTCGGATCTGCAAAAAGAATCCGGGAGAAAAGAAACTTTTCTTTAAGGTCAAGGAAAAGGATCAGGAGTTAAAACTCATCAGTGAGAACACGACCATAGAGGCAAATTCGGATGTCATATCAACTCTGGCATCTACGTTCGGAGCACATAAGGTGCACCTTGAATGGAAAGAGAAAAAACACGATGAATAA